In the Muricauda sp. MAR_2010_75 genome, one interval contains:
- a CDS encoding M14 metallopeptidase family protein — translation MIAHSLYKEASIQNRYITHDMLQKCFAELPASSIEEIGQSVLKVPIHSFILGHGSKHILMWSQMHGNESTTTKAVWDMANFLRSNDPLAKAILENCTLMVVPMLNPDGAKAYTRVNANAVDLNRDAKQLTQPESVALRKLFEDFKPDYCFNLHGQRTLFSAGQVEKPATVSFLSPSSNAARDITPTRVKAMKLIAAMNAMLQKLIPGQVGRYDDGFNDNCVGDSFQMLGVPTVLFEAGHYPNDYEREQTRKYIFLALIEALKTASTDSLGQFSTGDYFNIPANGKLFYDILVKNPQVLNPALSGGSAIGIRFKEILENDIIRFKPEIIDVGNLNGFFGHQTFKCADSMDFEAVKSNRELYELLLQAEE, via the coding sequence TATATAAGGAAGCTTCAATTCAAAATAGATACATAACCCATGACATGCTGCAGAAATGTTTTGCAGAACTGCCCGCTTCGTCAATCGAGGAAATTGGACAATCCGTGCTTAAGGTTCCCATACACTCTTTTATATTGGGGCACGGAAGCAAACACATTCTGATGTGGTCACAAATGCATGGAAACGAATCGACCACCACCAAAGCAGTTTGGGATATGGCAAACTTTCTACGTTCCAATGATCCCCTGGCGAAAGCTATTTTGGAGAATTGTACCCTAATGGTTGTTCCCATGCTCAATCCAGATGGGGCAAAAGCGTATACCCGTGTCAATGCCAATGCAGTTGATTTAAACAGGGATGCCAAGCAACTTACCCAACCTGAAAGTGTTGCGCTCAGAAAATTGTTCGAGGATTTTAAACCAGATTATTGCTTTAACCTTCATGGTCAGCGGACCCTTTTCAGTGCTGGGCAAGTAGAGAAGCCTGCAACGGTTTCCTTTTTGTCTCCATCAAGCAATGCTGCCCGCGACATAACACCAACCCGAGTGAAAGCGATGAAACTAATAGCTGCGATGAACGCAATGCTTCAAAAATTGATTCCCGGCCAGGTGGGGCGTTATGACGATGGATTCAATGATAATTGTGTGGGCGACAGCTTTCAAATGTTGGGAGTTCCCACAGTGCTGTTCGAAGCAGGACATTATCCCAATGATTATGAAAGGGAACAAACACGGAAATACATTTTTTTGGCACTGATCGAAGCTTTAAAAACTGCGTCCACTGATTCCCTTGGCCAATTCAGTACAGGTGATTATTTCAACATTCCTGCGAATGGAAAGTTGTTCTATGATATTTTGGTCAAAAATCCACAGGTACTAAACCCAGCTTTGTCAGGAGGTAGTGCCATCGGGATTCGATTTAAGGAAATTTTGGAAAATGATATAATCCGTTTTAAACCCGAAATCATCGATGTTGGAAATCTTAACGGCTTTTTTGGGCATCAGACCTTCAAATGTGCTGATTCCATGGATTTTGAAGCTGTAAAATCCAATAGGGAACTGTATGAATTACTGCTTCAGGCTGAGGAATGA
- a CDS encoding Lrp/AsnC family transcriptional regulator: protein MNKVKLDEIDHQILDMLIDNTRTPFTDIAKKLLISAGTVHVRVKKMEESGIIKGSSLTLDYVKLGYSFIAYVGIFLEKTHQTKFVLERLNQIPYVTVAHITTGKFNIFCKIRARDTTHAKNIIFKIDDIDGISRTETMISLEESINDKKRLMHTIFNEL from the coding sequence ATGAACAAAGTAAAACTCGACGAAATCGACCACCAGATATTGGATATGTTGATTGATAATACCCGTACACCATTCACCGACATCGCCAAAAAACTGTTGATTTCCGCCGGTACCGTCCATGTCAGGGTAAAGAAAATGGAAGAATCCGGGATCATTAAAGGTTCTTCGCTTACATTAGATTATGTTAAGCTTGGCTATTCTTTCATTGCTTACGTGGGCATATTTTTGGAAAAAACGCATCAGACCAAATTTGTGCTGGAGCGCCTCAACCAGATTCCATATGTGACGGTTGCGCATATCACCACTGGAAAATTCAATATTTTCTGTAAAATCCGTGCACGGGACACCACACATGCCAAGAATATTATTTTTAAGATAGATGACATTGATGGTATTAGTAGGACGGAGACCATGATTTCATTGGAAGAAAGCATCAACGACAAAAAACGATTGATGCACACCATTTTCAACGAACTATAA